GTATATAATCTGCGTTCATTTGATTTGGGTGATAAAAGATGTACGAAATTTTTAGCGCCGTAATACTTACCGGTGTTTTAGGAGCGCAAGCAGTTCTGGCCTTGGTTCTGCTGAAAGGGGATATTTGTCCTGGGCAGCGCGGACGTTTGCACAAAGCTTTCTGGTTTTTGGTCGCTGGCTGGGCGGTGACAATTCCTTTCTCGCCATTTTCAGCGCTGCCTTTTATTACTCTCGGCATTTTTTCTCTGCGCTCCAAGTCAGGCAAAACCCGTCAATCGGGCCCGGTTCCGCTGTTACATTTATCGAATGGATTTGGCGTTTTGGCGTTGCTGATGTCCGGTGTTGGGCAAGGTTTGTTGCCAACCTTACTGATGCTCTCGCAAGTTCTGTTGGTAGGTGCAATCACCGCACATTGCCTTCTGGTTAGAGCACGCTCTCGCCTTCAGGCGTTTCACCGTATTCTGCCAGTGATTGGCGTTGTTGCAGCGATGCTGACAGCGGTAACATTGGCTGTAGGCAGTATGATGCTAGAACCAGATGCGGCAAATGCGTTGGTGAATTCAGTGCTGATGAGTCTTGGTTTGGCTTTGGCGGGTGTGGTGGTCTGGGCCTCCCACTTGCTTCGTCAGACAGCGCCCCATATTGCGCAGCTTTGCGTGTCTTTGATAGTGATTGGTTGCGCTTCTGGTGTGGCATTGTCAACAATGATCTAACCGGCTGTAAGCTGTCTCAGCAACAATAAAAAGGCACGTGAAGTGCCTTTTTTGTTGCCTGATTCGTACTGGCAATGTAGCAATCGAACTATGCTTTACTCATGTCCCCACGTGTAGGATTGCCGTCATGGAAATACACAACCTTGATCATCTCGATAGCGCCATTATGTATGGCATCGTCAATGAAAAGCTGCGCCTTGAGTGCTCTTCACTGGATGACTTAGCGTCTCAGTTCGACCTCGATTTACAAGAATTCCAAGCGAAAATTGATGCCATGGGTTGCTATTACGATCCTCTGGTGAATCAACTTCGCCAGAAATAGTCCATAGGGTCTGCTGATCTTTGGTGGTTAAATTTTGTTCTAGCCCTAAAACTATACGCGCTTGATCCCTTCCAAGTGCGTATGGCATTGGTTCCGAGCTGTTGAAAAGAATGCCTTAAGGTAAGGACGTTGCGCTTCTTGGTTTCTAACGGCGGCAAACAAACGTCTCCATAACCCTTTACCTAATGGTCTGTCTACTACCAAACCTTGTCGCGAGAATTCACTGATCGCCCAGTTGGGGAGTGCGGCCACACCAAGCCCTGCCGTGACCATTTGAATCAGCATCAGCGTATTGTCCGCCGATTTGAAGTTGGCAGGTTCTATCCCCGCTGGCTGCAGGAAGTGCCTAATTACATCCATTCTTTGGCGCTGAACGGGATAGGTAAGCAAGGTTTCATTGGCCAAATCTTCTGGTTCAATGCGCTTTTTCTTTGCAAGCGGGTGAGTGTCTGCCAGCACAAGCCGCATCTCGAAATCAAAGAGGGCTTCGTAGTGAATTTCACTGCGCGGCGCAATGTCTGACGTGATCACCAAATCTAGTTCTCCGCCAGCAAGTGCTGGCAAAGGCTCAAAGCCGAATCCTGATGAGAAATCGAGCGTCACCAGAGGCCAGCTGATTTTGTATTCCTTAAGCGCGGGCATCAGCCATTGGAAACAAGAGTGACACTCAATGGCCATGTGCAGGCGTCCTTGCGCATCTTCCTTCAAAGCGGCCAACTCAGTTTCTGCCTGAGCGAGTCTCGGCAGAACATCATCTGCCAGTTTCAGCAGTACCTGGCCTTCTGCGGTAAAGCGCACAGGGCGGGTTTTACGCAGAAACAGAGGCGCGCCGATACGCTGCTCTAAGTCTTTGAGCTGATGACTCAATGCGGATTGAGTCAGACACAATTGCGTGGCGGTTGAGGTCAGAGAACCTGTATCTCTCAGTACAGCCAGCGTACGTAAGTGTTTCACTTCTAGCATGAATTTTTCTCAATATCCGTTTGAGTCATTTGAGTTTGTTTTATGCACTCTAATGAATCAATGTGGACATGTAAACATCTGGACGGCTAAAAATGAGGAAAGAGTCATGACCACAACGCATATTCTTGGTTACCCTCGCATCGGTAACAAACGCGAACTGAAATTTGCACTCGAACAATACTGGCAAGGTGAGATCTCTCAACAAGGATTGCTTGATGTGGGTGCGACAATTCGTCATCACAATTGGCAGGTACAAAAAGACGCAGGGCTGTCGTTTGTCACTGTCGGTGATTTCGCTTGGTACGATCAGGTTCTTCAAACCAGTTTGACGTTGGGACACATTCCTAATCGCCACCGCAACGGCCACCCTGATTTAGATACCTTGTTCCGCATTGCCAGGGGCAAAGCGCCAACCGGTTGCAGTTGTGCCGCGTCAGATATGACGAAATGGTTCAACACCAATTACCACTACATTGTTCCTGAATTCACCAAAGAGGATCAATTCAACCTGAGCTGGAATCAAATCTTCGATGAAGTCAACGAAGCACAGAAGTCGGGTCACAGTGTTAAACCCGTGATTCTTGGCCCGCTCTCTTATTTGTATTTGGGTAAAGAGAAAGAAGAGGGGTTCAACCGCTTGGATCTGCTACCTCGATTATTGTCTGTGTATCAGCAAATCTTTGCCAAATTCAAAGCACAAGGTGTGGAGTGGGTGCAGATTGATGAACCTATTCTGGCGCTTGAATTACCAGAAGCTTGGCGAAAAGCTTACAAGCTCGCTTATCAAGTGATTGCAGGCGATGTGAAACTGCTGCTGACAACCTACTTTGAATCAGTGGAGCAACAACTCGACATCATTTCTCAATTGCAAGTGAACGGCTTGCACATCGACTTGAGCGTGGCTCCACAACAGCTTGATGCTGTGCTCAACTCTGTTCCCCGGAATTGGATTGTTTCCTTAGGCGCCATCAACGGCCGTAATGTTTGGAGAGCCAACCTGAACACCTGGATTAAAACACTGACTCCGGCAATCGAAAAATTGGGGGACCGTGCTTGGCTTTCAACCAGTTGTTCGTTGCTGCATACACCTGTGGATTTGGAGCAGGAAACCGACCTGGAGCCAGAAGTTGAATCCTGGCTCGCCTTTGCCAAACAGAAAACTGGCGAAGTCGTGTTACTTGCGGAAGCGCTGAGCGGTAACGAAACGGCTATCACGAAATGTGCTGAATACAGCGCTACGATTGAAGCCCGTGCGACCAGTACCCGAGTGAACAAGCCAGAAGTTCAGTCGAGAGTGAATGCGATTACAGACGCTTTGGCGAAGCGCGATGTGGACTACGGCCAGCGTGCAGAAGCGCAGAGAGCGACGCTGAAACTACCATTATTCCCAACGACAACTATTGGCTCCTTCCCGCAGACTGGAGAAATCCGCCAGCAGCGCCGTGCTCACAAGGCTGGAAATCTTACCGATGCAGGTTACAAGTCAGCAATGCAAGGACACATAAAAGATGCCATCAAACGTCAAGAGAAGCTGGGGCTCGATGTACTGGTTCACGGCGAGCCGGAACGAAATGACATGGTGGAATACTTTGCCGAGAATCTGGATGGTTTTGCAGTAACCCGATTTGGGTGGGTACAAAGTTATGGGTCGCGTTGCGTGAAACCTGCATTGATTGTTGGGGATATTTCCCGCGAATCACCCATTACTGTTGAGTGGGCGACTTATGCGCAGTCGCTGTCAGAAAAGCCAGTCAAAGGTATGCTGACGGGGCCGGTGACAATTTTGGGTTGGACTTTCCCTCGTGAAGACCTTTCGCGCCAACAAATCGCTGAGCAAATCGCGCTGGCGTTGCGTGATGAAGTCGCAGACCTTCAGGATGCGGGCATCAAGATCATCCAGATTGACGAACCTGCTATTCGAGAGGGCATGCCGCTGAAAGCGAGCGATTGGAAAGCTTATCTGGAATGGGCGGTAAATGCCTTTAAGATCTCAGCGGCAAGTGCAGTGGCTGACACTCAAATCCATACCCACATGTGTTACAGCGAGTTTAATGACATTATCGATTCGGTTGCAGCACTGGATGCCGATGTCATTACCATCGAAACCTCGCGTTCTGACATGGAGCTGTTGCAAGCTTTTGAAGAGTTTTCGTACCCGAATGAAATTGGCCCGGGTGTCTATGATATCCACTCACCAAACATTCCGTCGGTAGAAAGTATTGTTGGACTGCTGGAAAAGGCACGTAAAACAATTCCTGACCAGCGTTTGTGGGTGAATCCAGATTGTGGCCTGAAAACCCGTAACTGGACTGAAGTGGAATCAGCACTGGCTAACTTGGTGGAAGCGGCGAAAACATTGCGCTCTGCTACACAGTAGAAAAGTTTACGGAACGTTAACAAAATGCTCGGGTCTTTTTAAAGGTCTGGGCATTATTGTATTTCAACGTGTGGTTATTCTGTATTGATTGCCCAATGCTGGCGGGATCTAAGATTATGTTCAACAATTAGTTAACATCTTGAAAAGGACGATGAAGGGATGGCGAAGCGGGTTTTATATTCAACGATACTTACAGTCTTTGTGGGGCTGTTTTTTTCGTTCCTTGCCGCTATGTCACTTTATCAGTCTGAACAGCAGTCGATTGAACATGAAATCCAGAAGGACGTAGAGAATGCCGCGCTATCTCTTGGGCGCGAGCTGAACATCGGTATCGAGCTTATGTATGCCCTCAGAAATCAACTTGTGATGGATGAAGGCATTAACGAAGAGTCCTTTGTCGAGCTCTCCCAAGCTGTGATGGACAGACACCCCAACATCCATGCGATGGAGTGGGCGGAAGTGGTCAGTGAAATCGATCGTGAATTATACGAAGCTGAAGCGGCACTGGAGTTCGCGCTGTTTGAAATCGTCGAGGTGAATGAGGAAGGGAACCTTGTTTCTGCCGCTTCCCGTAATCGCTATTTTCCTGTTCGATATATCCATCCGTATGAGCAAAATCAAAATGTCTTGGGCTTTGATCTTGCTTCCCGTCCTTCGATGAAAGACGCGCTTGAAATGAGTTGGTATCGAGGGGTACCGATAGCGACTCCAGCCATCCGTCTAAAGCGTGAATTCGAGGATCACAGTGGATTCTTGATGCTACTACCGGTTTTTTTCGGCGATCCGGAAACGGATGCGGACAGGGAGGATGCACTTCGCGGCTTCTTGGTGGCATTGTTTGATGTTTCCGATATTTTTGACCTTGCTATCAACAATACCGTGAAAGAGTCGATCAATCTTGAATTGGTGGATAAAGGGCTCTCGGAACAAAGCGATATCATTTACTCCAATGTCGTGGACTTGGGCCAGCCGCCTGTAGAAACACTCACTTACGGATCTGAGCCGATTTTCTTTGCAGGTCGTGAATGGCTGCTACGTGGCACGCCATCGGCTGCTTATGTCCATTCCAGAATGAGCATTTTCCCGCACCTGATATTCTTTATCGGCGTACTGATCTTCTCATTACTTGCCTATCTACTTTATATGCTTCAGCACCGCGCACTGACGATTCAAAAGCGTGTGGATGAGAAAACCCGGGAGCTTCGCGAGGCCAACAAGAAACTGGAAAAGCTCTCTAAGAGTGATGGACTGACGGGTTACTACAACCGCGAGTACTTTGAGCAGAGTGTCCAAGCGGAAGTGCGTCGTACACAGCGCGACAGCCTCTACATCAGCCTGATGATCATCGAAATCGACAATATGTCGACGTACAACGTCAAACATGGTCGTGTGGCCGGGGACAAAGCGATTCGCCTTATAGGTTCTGCTATTGCAGATACCATGAAGCGTCCTGGTGACTTGCTGGCGCGTTACAGTGGGGAAACTTTCGCGGTGCTGCTGCCAAACACCAAAGACGGTGCGCCCATGGCTGAAGCGTGCATAGAAGCAGTGAAATTGTTAAGACTGCCATTCGACAAAGAAGTGGGATCAGAGATTATTTCTATCTCGATTGGTGGTGTGACTGTACATGAGGCAAAATCACTGGAAGCTTCTAAGGTGTTGGCTTACGGTGAGGTTGCGCTTGGCAAGGCTGTGGCAGAAGGAAGAGGAACCTTCAGTTGGGTCTATATGCCTGAAATCATACAGCCTCCCGGAGGAGGCTGTTAGAAACATCTGGATTTAGATCAGGTGTTCGAATCACTTCGTGTTTGGAATTAGTTTACCCAGTCACGAAGTTGGAACGTCAGTACGTGATCGCTGTTTTCCAGAACCAGAGTTTGCTTAGTCAGGGTCACGTCACTCCAATCACCCAACACTTTAGTCATAACACCTTCCAGCTTCATCGCAGGCTCGGGACACGCCATCATGGTGCTAGCCATCTTATCGATGCGGAACTTATCACCTTTCAGCTCGCCTTGACCAAAGTAGCGGTTACAACCACCGTGGCCGTTTGCTGTGAATGACTCACCAATTTCAAGACTCGGTGCTGCAAAACCTTCTGGCAGATTCAGTGGTTGACCATCAACGCTTTCCAAAACCCAGTTGTGGTGTTGCATGTTAGCTTTAGACACTTCCATTGCGTCACCTTTGCCTGAAGTGCTGGTTGCACAGCCTGCCAGAATTGCAGGAGCGACCAGCATTGCGATTGCCATCTTTTTCATTATTAACTCCAGATTAATCTCTGAGTGTTTCTACATTTCGTCACGTAGAGACAGCGCCTGATTGGCTTGGTTCAATATTTTGACCCCATGATTATTATGAATCTTAATCGCTTAGCAAGTCAGAAATCTGTCAAATTGGTATTAAATTGCGGAACTTGGACAGGGTTTGTTCGTTTTAAGAATTGTCTCAACGACCCATACCCAAACGACCTGAAGATGCTCGTATTCAGAGGTCATCAATGCGTTCAATTCGAGGCAAATTTCGTGAGGAATAGTCATTCTATTTCCGTGGAATTTAACGAAGAAGTGGGCGCATTGAGGTCCTCCCTTCGGGCGAGTTGACTGACGCCGTGCTCTTTGTTGTTCCTTTTTGATGGAGGTGGCTACACCTGCAAAGGAACGCCGCGATCACAACGCCAGTCAATCTCGCTGAATCATGCATCTTCAGGTTGTTTGGGTATATTAACCGAAATGACGATATTTTATAAATATCAGTGATTTATATTGGAGTGTTTTTTAGGGCAGTATGAAAAAAGCCCCCGGGAGACGGGGGCAAAATAATCCATCGCGATTGTTATAGTAGTAATGAGAAGCTCTTGTGCTCAACGGTTAGCTTTTTAGCCAAAGTCGCCGTTCACATACCCACGTGTACGGTCGTCACGCGGATTGGCGAACAGGTTAGTTGTTTCGTCATGTTCAACCAGTTCACCCATCAGGAAGAAGGCAGTGCGGTCAGAGATACGACGCGCTTGTTGCATGGAGTGTGTCACGATAACGATGGTGTAGTTCTTCTTAAGCTCTTCCATCAAATCTTCGATTTTCTTAGTCGCAATCGGGTCAAGTGCAGAAGTAGGTTCGTCCATTAGAATCACTTCTGGTTCCATGGCAATGGTACGGGCGATACATAAGCGTTGCTGCTGGCCGCCAGACAGACCAAAAGCGTGAGATTTCAGGCGATCTTTTACTTCATCCCAAAGCGCTGCACCGCGAAGACTTTTTTCTACCACTTCATCCAGCTTTTTCTTGTCAGTCACGCCTTGTGCACGGAGGCCATAAGCCACGTTGTCGTAGATGCTCATCGGGAATGGGTTTGGCTTTTGGAATACCATGCCGACCTTAATGCGAAGGCTGGCGATGTCGATATTGCCGTAAACGTTCTCGCTATCCATGTCTAAGCGACCGTTAATTTTCACACCTTCAATCAGGTCATTCATGCGGTTCAGGCAACGCAGTAGGGTAGATTTACCGCAGCCTGAAGGGCCAATCAGTGCCGTCACTTTCTTACTTGGGATCGGCAGCGTGATGTCTTTTAGTGCGTGGTTAGCGCCGTTGTTATAAAACAGGTTCAGGTTTTCGATATCGAATTTGTTTGCTGTGTTCATTGCAGTTGCAGTCATCATTGTGTTCTCTCCCGGGCTCAGTAAGTGGCTTTGCTAAATTTGCTGGCGATAAGCTTGGTCAGCATGTTGATAAACAGCACGACAACAATCAGCACTGTCGCGGTGGCATACGCCTGGTTCCATTCGTGAATGGTGTAGAGCTCCTGGGTTAATTTGTAGAGGTGTACGGTCAGTGTGCGGCCTGAATCCAGCACGCTTTCTGGGATACGTGCGACCATACCTGCTGTCAGAAATACCGGTGCAGATTCACCAATGACGCGACCAACACTCAAAATGATGGAAGTCACGATGCCTGGCATGGCACTAGGCAGAATCAGTTTCCAGATGGTGTAGATTTTAGATGCACCCAGACCATACGAACCTTCTCGATAGGTTTGAGGCACCGCCATCAGCGCTTCCTCGGTGGTACGGATAATCACTGGCAGGATGAGAATGCTCAGCGTCAGTGCACCAGAGAGGATAGAGAAACCAAGCCCTAGCACGGCAACAAAGAATGTCATACCGAACAGACCGAAGATGATAGACGGGATACCCGCCAGTGATTCAGTACAAAATCGAATCACTTTCACCAGACGGCTTCCTACTTTTGCGTATTCGGTCAGGTAGATTGCCGTCATGATGCCGATAGGCGCTGCGATAGAAATAGAGGCGATAACCATATAGATGGTTGAAACAATCATCGGCCAGATACCGGATTGCTCACCAATACGGGTGTAATCACTGGTAATGAATGACCAATCGACGTATTGCAGGCCATTACTCAGGATGTACCAGATAATCCAGAAAAGGAAACCGACGGTCATTGCTGCTGCAGCCCAAACGGTAACCAGTGAAATTTTGTCTTTCATTTGACGGTTCAACATGGTCATTACCTCGCTTTTTCGCGGTTAAGGTAAAGCAGTGATGCGTTCAGGATCATGATAAAGACCAGAAGGACGATACCTGTTGCGTAGAGAGCACTGGCGTGGACACCTGATGCGTATGACATTTCCAGCGCGATGTTGGCGGTCAGCGTGCGCGCTGATTCGAGTAAACCGTTGGGCATAGCAGGTGCATTACCCATCACCATGATAATGGCCATGGTCTCTCCCAATGCGCGGGCGACGCCAAGGATGACGCCCGTCATGATGCCTGAGCGCGCTGCAGGAACCAGCAACTTGAAGGTGGTGAACATCGGCGATGCACCAAGCGCCAGAGAGCCTTCTTTATAGGCCTTTGGTACTGCGCGCAGCGACGTTTCAGAGACAGCGATAACCGTTGGCAGAATCATGACAGCAAGAACGATGATACCCGCCAGTAGTGTGTTACCCGCTGGAACGTTGAAGATGTCCTGAATCATTGGCACGATAATCACCAGACCGAAGAAGCCGTATACCACAGATGGGATACCTGCCAAGAGTTCAACGGCTGGACGGATGATGTTTGCCAGCCATTTTGGGGCAACTTCAGCGATAAAAACGGCGGTTAAAACCGCGACTGGCACGCCCAGCGCGACAGCGCCTGCGGTTGATGCCAGCGACGCCACAATCATTGGCGCGATGCCGTAAAGGGCTGGTGGCAGCCATTCTGAGCCGGTGACGATACCGGTAACACCGGCTTCCTGAATAGCAGGGAGGCCTTCACGGAAAATAAAGAAGCCGATAGTCGCTAGAGACAACACGCCCAGCGCAGCGGCTGTCAGGAATAACGTGCGGAAGATGTCTTCGCGCCAATCTCGGCGCTTACCATTCCCCAGCTTGCCTGCCGGGATTTGGATGGATTGTTCGGTTGCGATGGTCATAGTTGCTGTCCTTTGTGTCATAAGATGACAGTAGGGAAATGCTTAAAAACTCAATAAAGGTGGCCCACCAAAACTTGGCAGGCCAAGGGGGATTACTTAACTGGCACGTAGCCTTGGTTTGAAACGATTTTCTGACCTTCAGAAGAAACGACCCACTTCAGGAATTCATCTGCTGCTGGTGAAGGTTTGCCATCTTTGCTCAGAACCAGGAAAGGACGTGCGACTTTGTAATCGCCTGCAGCGACAGCTTCAGATGTTGGCTTAACGCCGTTTACTTTCACGGCTTTCAGTGACTCATCAATTGAACCTAGAGAGATATAGCCAATCGCGAATGGATTGTTGGCGACGATAGTTTTGATCACGCCATTACCATTACCTACTTGAGCTCGCTGGGAGATAGCAGACACCTTCATACCGTTAACTTTACGCTTCAGACCCATGATGTCTTCGAATGCGCCACGGGTGCCCGATGCTGTATCACGGGTAACCACAACGATTGGCTTGTTTTCGCCACCAACCTGAGACCAGTTCTGCACTTCACCACGGTAGATTTTTGCGATGTCTTCGATAGTGAGGTCATCCAATGTGTTCGCGTTGTTAACGACAACGGCGATACCGTCGCGAGCAATAACGGTTTCTTTTAGCGCAGGTTCTTTTTCTGAATCTTTCAGCTCACGGGATGCCATGCCGAACATTGAGGTACCATTTTTCGCCGCTTTTACGCCAGCTGACGAACCTGTGCCTTGTACTTCGATAAAGGTTTTGTCGTTCTGCGACTGGTAAGTTTCAGCCAGAACTTCCATAACTTCTGTTACAGACGTTGAGCCAGAAACTGTGATTGTTTCTTGAGCAGTTGCAGTGTGAGCAACGAGCGCGCCGGCCATACAAAGTGCGGTGAATGCTTTTGATTTCATTATAGATTTCCTTAATCGTTGCCTTTCTCAAAGGTCGTATATGAGTCAACGATTGCAACTTTAGGTCTCTTTTATGACACTCATGTTTCAACAAAATTAAGCATTAATGACGACGAACTGAGTTAGATATGAGTCGAATGGTTTGCTCGAAAGACATTGTTTATGTCAATGAAAGAGGAGGGATAGGCCGAAACGTACCTTAGTTTTGACTGGCAACGCGTGAATTGACCAATAGCGTTTCGTTCAGCCAAGCGTCTGTTTGGGCGAGGTTCATTGGGCGTCCGTACCAGTAGCCCTGGATTTTGTCACATCCTATGGAGACTAGATACTGCCCCAAGGCTTCGGTTTCTACCCCTTCTGCGACTACCCTGCAATCCAGGCTATGTGCGAGGTAAATCGTTGATCTGACGATTGCTTCGTGGTTACTGCTGTAGAGAAGGTCTGTTACAAAACTACGGTCAATCTTAATCTCGTCTATAGGCATGTTACTCAAAATCGACAGTGACGAGAAACCAGTACCGAAGTCGTCAATACTCAACGACACGCCGAGCTTTTTGATCTTCTCTAACACCGATCGGGCTTTGGCGGGGTTCTGCATCATACTGGTTTCAGTGATTTCCAGCGTTAGCTGGCCGGGATCGATCGCATAGCGACTAAAGAGCTTCGATAAATACGGCTCCAATGAATCATCTTCAATGTCTCTGGCCGACAGATTGACCTGAACTTGAGGAGTAATGGAAAGATTCCGCCAAACGGCCAGTTGGGCAACTGTGGTTTCCAGTACCCAATGGGTGATTTTTTTGATCGCATTGGTCTGCTCAGCAAGAGGGATGAAATCGTCCGGGCTCACACTGTAACCGTCGCTAAGAGGCCAGCGAATTAAGGCTTCGAATGTTGTGTTATGTGGACTATGCACATTCATGACTGGCTGAAAATTTAACTCGAAGTCCATGGTTTCCACTGCATTGTGAAGCATGGCAGCAAGTTCTGTTTTGTCGTAGAAGTGGCTCGACGCGGCAGGTTCATAGATGGCGTAGGGCGCCTGAATGCGTTTAGCGTTGTACATGGCGACTTCAGCGCGCTTAAGGACCTCTTCGGCGTTGCTGCCGTGCTCCGGAAAAAGCGCAACACCCACGGTGTTGGTGAGATTCACATCGTGATCATTGATAGTCAGCGGGTGGTCTAAATAGCTCTGAATACTTTCGATGTATTGGGCGATATTGATATTTTCTGGGTCGCTAAGGATCATGGTGAAGCGGTTCCCGCTGGACCGGGCGAGGAAGATTTCATCTTCGACAAACTCTTTAAGCCGGGTAGAGAACTGTGCAAGTAACACATCGCCTTTCTGATGGCTGAAGACTTCATTGATGTTATTGAAGTTATTGATATCAATGATGATTAAGGCAAAGTGCTGTTGAGAAGTGTTATAATTAATGACTTGTTGGCCAATAGTGTTCAACAAAAAACGACGGTTCGGCAATCCGGTCAGTGGGTCATGAGACGCGTTGTGACGTTGTTGAAACTCTGCGAACGCGATGCGCTCCATGCTTTGTGAGACAACACCAAAAATCATGACGCAGAAAATGCCCCCGCCGAAAAAGACCGCGGCAACAATGAATTCGATCATGGTGGCTTCAGGTTGACGAGACAGGAAGGCTGCGAAAATGACGTAACCCAGCACGAAACCAAGCATTACTGGAATGAAACTGAAAGTAGATGGACGGCGGTCGCGACGATATAGAGCGATCGATGATTTCAGCGCCGAAATTAGGGCGAGCATTCCGAGTATGACAAGCACTATCGAGACGGTTTTTATCATCGTCCTATCACTTCGCCTGCGTTGAAATATTAAGGTCAACAAACCTTGAAAGGGATTAACGCTGCCTTGATATGCCAAGACAGCATAAGCTGTTATAAATGTAGTAGAGATTTTTCAATAGTGAGAAAACTATCAGCAAATCAATGAGATTGTGTTAGGTAATGCAGACAGGGCAGGTTGGGTATTTAGGCAGATTGAAGTTGCGCCATTCGCTGGTCATCGCATCGTAGAACATGACCTTACCTGTTGGCGCAGGTGCAAAACCTGACAATAGTTTAATAGCCTCTAGAGCCTGACAAGCACCAATGATACCTACGACAGGACTGAGAATTC
The nucleotide sequence above comes from Grimontia kaedaensis. Encoded proteins:
- a CDS encoding DUF4250 domain-containing protein; the protein is MEIHNLDHLDSAIMYGIVNEKLRLECSSLDDLASQFDLDLQEFQAKIDAMGCYYDPLVNQLRQK
- the metR gene encoding HTH-type transcriptional regulator MetR, with protein sequence MLEVKHLRTLAVLRDTGSLTSTATQLCLTQSALSHQLKDLEQRIGAPLFLRKTRPVRFTAEGQVLLKLADDVLPRLAQAETELAALKEDAQGRLHMAIECHSCFQWLMPALKEYKISWPLVTLDFSSGFGFEPLPALAGGELDLVITSDIAPRSEIHYEALFDFEMRLVLADTHPLAKKKRIEPEDLANETLLTYPVQRQRMDVIRHFLQPAGIEPANFKSADNTLMLIQMVTAGLGVAALPNWAISEFSRQGLVVDRPLGKGLWRRLFAAVRNQEAQRPYLKAFFSTARNQCHTHLEGIKRV
- the metE gene encoding 5-methyltetrahydropteroyltriglutamate--homocysteine S-methyltransferase; translation: MTTTHILGYPRIGNKRELKFALEQYWQGEISQQGLLDVGATIRHHNWQVQKDAGLSFVTVGDFAWYDQVLQTSLTLGHIPNRHRNGHPDLDTLFRIARGKAPTGCSCAASDMTKWFNTNYHYIVPEFTKEDQFNLSWNQIFDEVNEAQKSGHSVKPVILGPLSYLYLGKEKEEGFNRLDLLPRLLSVYQQIFAKFKAQGVEWVQIDEPILALELPEAWRKAYKLAYQVIAGDVKLLLTTYFESVEQQLDIISQLQVNGLHIDLSVAPQQLDAVLNSVPRNWIVSLGAINGRNVWRANLNTWIKTLTPAIEKLGDRAWLSTSCSLLHTPVDLEQETDLEPEVESWLAFAKQKTGEVVLLAEALSGNETAITKCAEYSATIEARATSTRVNKPEVQSRVNAITDALAKRDVDYGQRAEAQRATLKLPLFPTTTIGSFPQTGEIRQQRRAHKAGNLTDAGYKSAMQGHIKDAIKRQEKLGLDVLVHGEPERNDMVEYFAENLDGFAVTRFGWVQSYGSRCVKPALIVGDISRESPITVEWATYAQSLSEKPVKGMLTGPVTILGWTFPREDLSRQQIAEQIALALRDEVADLQDAGIKIIQIDEPAIREGMPLKASDWKAYLEWAVNAFKISAASAVADTQIHTHMCYSEFNDIIDSVAALDADVITIETSRSDMELLQAFEEFSYPNEIGPGVYDIHSPNIPSVESIVGLLEKARKTIPDQRLWVNPDCGLKTRNWTEVESALANLVEAAKTLRSATQ
- a CDS encoding CHASE domain-containing protein, which produces MAKRVLYSTILTVFVGLFFSFLAAMSLYQSEQQSIEHEIQKDVENAALSLGRELNIGIELMYALRNQLVMDEGINEESFVELSQAVMDRHPNIHAMEWAEVVSEIDRELYEAEAALEFALFEIVEVNEEGNLVSAASRNRYFPVRYIHPYEQNQNVLGFDLASRPSMKDALEMSWYRGVPIATPAIRLKREFEDHSGFLMLLPVFFGDPETDADREDALRGFLVALFDVSDIFDLAINNTVKESINLELVDKGLSEQSDIIYSNVVDLGQPPVETLTYGSEPIFFAGREWLLRGTPSAAYVHSRMSIFPHLIFFIGVLIFSLLAYLLYMLQHRALTIQKRVDEKTRELREANKKLEKLSKSDGLTGYYNREYFEQSVQAEVRRTQRDSLYISLMIIEIDNMSTYNVKHGRVAGDKAIRLIGSAIADTMKRPGDLLARYSGETFAVLLPNTKDGAPMAEACIEAVKLLRLPFDKEVGSEIISISIGGVTVHEAKSLEASKVLAYGEVALGKAVAEGRGTFSWVYMPEIIQPPGGGC
- a CDS encoding META domain-containing protein codes for the protein MKKMAIAMLVAPAILAGCATSTSGKGDAMEVSKANMQHHNWVLESVDGQPLNLPEGFAAPSLEIGESFTANGHGGCNRYFGQGELKGDKFRIDKMASTMMACPEPAMKLEGVMTKVLGDWSDVTLTKQTLVLENSDHVLTFQLRDWVN
- the pstB gene encoding phosphate ABC transporter ATP-binding protein PstB, yielding MNTANKFDIENLNLFYNNGANHALKDITLPIPSKKVTALIGPSGCGKSTLLRCLNRMNDLIEGVKINGRLDMDSENVYGNIDIASLRIKVGMVFQKPNPFPMSIYDNVAYGLRAQGVTDKKKLDEVVEKSLRGAALWDEVKDRLKSHAFGLSGGQQQRLCIARTIAMEPEVILMDEPTSALDPIATKKIEDLMEELKKNYTIVIVTHSMQQARRISDRTAFFLMGELVEHDETTNLFANPRDDRTRGYVNGDFG
- the pstA gene encoding phosphate ABC transporter permease PstA, whose amino-acid sequence is MLNRQMKDKISLVTVWAAAAMTVGFLFWIIWYILSNGLQYVDWSFITSDYTRIGEQSGIWPMIVSTIYMVIASISIAAPIGIMTAIYLTEYAKVGSRLVKVIRFCTESLAGIPSIIFGLFGMTFFVAVLGLGFSILSGALTLSILILPVIIRTTEEALMAVPQTYREGSYGLGASKIYTIWKLILPSAMPGIVTSIILSVGRVIGESAPVFLTAGMVARIPESVLDSGRTLTVHLYKLTQELYTIHEWNQAYATATVLIVVVLFINMLTKLIASKFSKATY